Proteins from one Larimichthys crocea isolate SSNF chromosome XX, L_crocea_2.0, whole genome shotgun sequence genomic window:
- the LOC104933661 gene encoding dynamin-1-like protein isoform X2 — MEALIPVINKLQDVFNTVGADIIQLPQIAVVGTQSSGKSSVLESLVGRDLLPRGTGIVTRRPLILQLVHVDAADARKNDESGREGEEWGKFLHTKNKVYTDFDEIRQEIENETERISGNNKGISDEPIHLKIFSPHVVNLTLVDLPGITKVPVGDQPKDIEVQIRDLILKHISNPNCIILAVTAANTDMATSEALKVAREVDPDGRRTLAVVTKLDLMDAGTDAMDVLMGRVIPVKLGLIGVVNRSQLDINNKKSVADAIRDEYAFLQKKYPSLANRNGTKYLARTLNRLLMHHIRDCLPELKTRINVLAAQYQSLLSSYGEPVEDQSATLLQLITKFATEYCNTIEGTAKYIETAELCGGARICYIFHETFGRTLESVDPLGGLSTIDILTAIRNATGPRPSLFVPEVSFELLVKKQVKRLEEPSLRCVELVHEEMQRIIQHCSNYSTQELQRFPKLHEAIVEVVTSLLRKRLPITNEMVHNLVAIELAYINTKHPDFADACGVLNNNIEEQRRNRMRELPAAVPRDKAPAAGPPCEQDGTGNWRGMLKKGEEAPGSGPGSPLKGAVNLLDVPVPVARKLSSREQRDCEVIERLIKSYFLIVRKNIQDSVPKAVMHFLVNHVKDSLQSELVGQLYKSGLLNDLLTESEDMAQRRKEAADMLQALQKASQVIAEIRETHMW, encoded by the exons ATGGAGGCTCTTATCCCCGTAATAAACAAACTGCAGGATGTGTTCAACACAGTGGGGGCGGATATCATTCAGCTGCCGCAGATAGCAGTGGTGGGGACTCAG AGCAGTGGCAAGAGCTCAGTGCTGGAGAGCCTGGTCGGCAGGGACCTGCTGCCCCGTGGTACCGGCATCGTTACCAGGCGACCTCTCATCCTCCAGCTGGTCCACGTAGATGCTGCGGATGCAAGGAAGAATGATGAAAGTG GCAGAGAAGGCGAAGAGTGGGGCAAGTTTCTGCACACGAAAAATAAG GTCTACACAGATTTTGATGAAATCAGGCaagaaattgaaaatgaaaccGAGCGAATATCAGGCAATAATAAG GGGATCAGTGATGAACCCATCCATCTGAAGATATTTTCTCCGCACGTTGTCAACCTCACGCTGGTGGATCTGCCGGGAATCACTAAG GTGCCCGTGGGTGATCAGCCTAAGGACATCGAGGTTCAGATAAGAGATCTAATCTTGAAGCACATCTCCAATCCCAATTGTATCATCCTGGCTGTCACCGCGGCGAACACAGACATGGCCACCTCGGAGGCCCTCAAAGTGGCCCGGGAGGTCGATCCTGACG GCAGGAGGACGCTGGCTGTGGTGACCAAGCTGGACCTGATGGACGCTGGCACTGATGCGATGGACGTACTGATGGGCAGAGTCATTCCTGTCAAACTGGGGCTCATTGGAGTTGTCAACAG GAGCCAGCTGGACATCAACAATAAAAAGTCTGTGGCTGACGCAATTCGAGACGAGTACGCTTTTCTGCAGAAGAAATATCCATCGCTCGCCAACAGAAATGGAACCAAATACCTGGCCAGAACCCTCAACAG GTTACTGATGCATCACATCCGAGACTGCCTCCCCGAGCTGAAGACACGGATCAACGTCCTGGCAGCCCAGTACCAGTCCCTGCTAAGCAGCTACGGCGAGCCCGTCGAAGACCAAAGCGCCACCTTGCTCCAGCTCATCACTAAGTTCGCCACAGAGTACTGCAACACCATAGAGGGCACGGCCAAATACATCGAGACGGCAGAGCT GTGCGGTGGAGCCAGAATTTGTTACATATTCCACGAGACTTTTGGCAGAACATTGGAGTCTGTGGATCCTCTGGGAGGACTCAGCACCATCGACATCCTAACAGCCATTAGGAACGCAACC GGGCCACGTCCATCCCTGTTTGTGCCCGAGGTTTCCTTCGAGCTGTTAGTGAAGAAGCAGGTGAAGCGCCTGGAGGAGCCCAGTTTGCGTTGCGTGGAGCTGGTCCACGAGGAGATGCAGAGGATCATCCAGCACTGCAGCAACTACAGCACACAG gagctgcagagatTCCCTAAGCTGCACGAGGCCATCGTGGAAGTCGTCACGTCCCTCCTGAGGAAGAGGCTGCCTATCACCAATGAGATG GTGCATAACTTGGTTGCAATAGAGCTGGCCTACATCAACACCAAACATCCAGACTTTGCAGATGCCTGTGGGGTCTTGAATAACAATATAGAG GAGCAAAGGAGAAACCGGATGAGAGAGCTGCCCGCTGCAGTGCCGAGGGATAAG GCCCCGGCAGCAGGACCCCCGTGTGAGCAGGACGGCACAGGGAACTGGAGGGGGATGCTGAAGAAGGGGGAGGAAGCCCCCGGCTCTGGACCTGGAAGCCCCCTTAAAGGAGCTGTCAACCTGCTGGATGTG CCCGTGCCAGTTGCCAGGAAGCTGTCATCACGTGAGCAGCGGGACTGTGAGGTCATCGAACGCCTCATCAAGTCTTACTTCCTCATTGTACGCAAGAATATCCAGGACAG CGTGCCGAAGGCAGTGATGCACTTCCTGGTCAACCATGTGAAGGACAGCCTCCAGAGCGAGCTTGTTGGCCAGCTGTATAAATCTGGCCTCCTCAACGATCTGCTGACTGAATCGGAGGACATGGCCCAGCGGCGCAAGGAGGCGGCCGACATGCTACAG GCGTTGCAAAAAGCCAGCCAGGTCATCGCTGAGATCAGGGAGACACACATGTGGTGA
- the LOC104933661 gene encoding dynamin-1-like protein isoform X1, translating into MEALIPVINKLQDVFNTVGADIIQLPQIAVVGTQSSGKSSVLESLVGRDLLPRGTGIVTRRPLILQLVHVDAADARKNDESGREGEEWGKFLHTKNKVYTDFDEIRQEIENETERISGNNKGISDEPIHLKIFSPHVVNLTLVDLPGITKVPVGDQPKDIEVQIRDLILKHISNPNCIILAVTAANTDMATSEALKVAREVDPDGRRTLAVVTKLDLMDAGTDAMDVLMGRVIPVKLGLIGVVNRSQLDINNKKSVADAIRDEYAFLQKKYPSLANRNGTKYLARTLNRLLMHHIRDCLPELKTRINVLAAQYQSLLSSYGEPVEDQSATLLQLITKFATEYCNTIEGTAKYIETAELCGGARICYIFHETFGRTLESVDPLGGLSTIDILTAIRNATGPRPSLFVPEVSFELLVKKQVKRLEEPSLRCVELVHEEMQRIIQHCSNYSTQELQRFPKLHEAIVEVVTSLLRKRLPITNEMVHNLVAIELAYINTKHPDFADACGVLNNNIEEQRRNRMRELPAAVPRDKSVGKGPAGLAVVSGETPTSGADMDGAKAPAAGPPCEQDGTGNWRGMLKKGEEAPGSGPGSPLKGAVNLLDVPVPVARKLSSREQRDCEVIERLIKSYFLIVRKNIQDSVPKAVMHFLVNHVKDSLQSELVGQLYKSGLLNDLLTESEDMAQRRKEAADMLQALQKASQVIAEIRETHMW; encoded by the exons ATGGAGGCTCTTATCCCCGTAATAAACAAACTGCAGGATGTGTTCAACACAGTGGGGGCGGATATCATTCAGCTGCCGCAGATAGCAGTGGTGGGGACTCAG AGCAGTGGCAAGAGCTCAGTGCTGGAGAGCCTGGTCGGCAGGGACCTGCTGCCCCGTGGTACCGGCATCGTTACCAGGCGACCTCTCATCCTCCAGCTGGTCCACGTAGATGCTGCGGATGCAAGGAAGAATGATGAAAGTG GCAGAGAAGGCGAAGAGTGGGGCAAGTTTCTGCACACGAAAAATAAG GTCTACACAGATTTTGATGAAATCAGGCaagaaattgaaaatgaaaccGAGCGAATATCAGGCAATAATAAG GGGATCAGTGATGAACCCATCCATCTGAAGATATTTTCTCCGCACGTTGTCAACCTCACGCTGGTGGATCTGCCGGGAATCACTAAG GTGCCCGTGGGTGATCAGCCTAAGGACATCGAGGTTCAGATAAGAGATCTAATCTTGAAGCACATCTCCAATCCCAATTGTATCATCCTGGCTGTCACCGCGGCGAACACAGACATGGCCACCTCGGAGGCCCTCAAAGTGGCCCGGGAGGTCGATCCTGACG GCAGGAGGACGCTGGCTGTGGTGACCAAGCTGGACCTGATGGACGCTGGCACTGATGCGATGGACGTACTGATGGGCAGAGTCATTCCTGTCAAACTGGGGCTCATTGGAGTTGTCAACAG GAGCCAGCTGGACATCAACAATAAAAAGTCTGTGGCTGACGCAATTCGAGACGAGTACGCTTTTCTGCAGAAGAAATATCCATCGCTCGCCAACAGAAATGGAACCAAATACCTGGCCAGAACCCTCAACAG GTTACTGATGCATCACATCCGAGACTGCCTCCCCGAGCTGAAGACACGGATCAACGTCCTGGCAGCCCAGTACCAGTCCCTGCTAAGCAGCTACGGCGAGCCCGTCGAAGACCAAAGCGCCACCTTGCTCCAGCTCATCACTAAGTTCGCCACAGAGTACTGCAACACCATAGAGGGCACGGCCAAATACATCGAGACGGCAGAGCT GTGCGGTGGAGCCAGAATTTGTTACATATTCCACGAGACTTTTGGCAGAACATTGGAGTCTGTGGATCCTCTGGGAGGACTCAGCACCATCGACATCCTAACAGCCATTAGGAACGCAACC GGGCCACGTCCATCCCTGTTTGTGCCCGAGGTTTCCTTCGAGCTGTTAGTGAAGAAGCAGGTGAAGCGCCTGGAGGAGCCCAGTTTGCGTTGCGTGGAGCTGGTCCACGAGGAGATGCAGAGGATCATCCAGCACTGCAGCAACTACAGCACACAG gagctgcagagatTCCCTAAGCTGCACGAGGCCATCGTGGAAGTCGTCACGTCCCTCCTGAGGAAGAGGCTGCCTATCACCAATGAGATG GTGCATAACTTGGTTGCAATAGAGCTGGCCTACATCAACACCAAACATCCAGACTTTGCAGATGCCTGTGGGGTCTTGAATAACAATATAGAG GAGCAAAGGAGAAACCGGATGAGAGAGCTGCCCGCTGCAGTGCCGAGGGATAAG TCTGTTGGCAAAGGCCCGGCTGGCCTGGCTGTGGTTTCTGGCGAGACCCCTACGTCTGGAGCAGACATGGACGGTGCCAAG GCCCCGGCAGCAGGACCCCCGTGTGAGCAGGACGGCACAGGGAACTGGAGGGGGATGCTGAAGAAGGGGGAGGAAGCCCCCGGCTCTGGACCTGGAAGCCCCCTTAAAGGAGCTGTCAACCTGCTGGATGTG CCCGTGCCAGTTGCCAGGAAGCTGTCATCACGTGAGCAGCGGGACTGTGAGGTCATCGAACGCCTCATCAAGTCTTACTTCCTCATTGTACGCAAGAATATCCAGGACAG CGTGCCGAAGGCAGTGATGCACTTCCTGGTCAACCATGTGAAGGACAGCCTCCAGAGCGAGCTTGTTGGCCAGCTGTATAAATCTGGCCTCCTCAACGATCTGCTGACTGAATCGGAGGACATGGCCCAGCGGCGCAAGGAGGCGGCCGACATGCTACAG GCGTTGCAAAAAGCCAGCCAGGTCATCGCTGAGATCAGGGAGACACACATGTGGTGA